A single Deltaproteobacteria bacterium DNA region contains:
- a CDS encoding TRAP transporter small permease codes for MTGVLWFTEKISRLMNVIAYAALTFIMLLTVTDVILRIFRHPIIGTFEIVQLAGAVVITFGIPFTSWKRGLIFVDFFVNTFPGWAKNTMNILTRVISIAIFVLIGYNLFRFATDLVISGEVSPTTQLPFYPVVFAMGFACFIEVLVLFTDIVKVMGGKYE; via the coding sequence ATGACCGGCGTTCTTTGGTTTACAGAAAAAATCAGCAGATTGATGAATGTCATCGCTTATGCCGCCTTGACCTTTATTATGCTGCTGACCGTTACGGATGTTATCCTGAGGATTTTTAGACATCCCATCATCGGGACATTCGAGATTGTTCAATTGGCAGGCGCGGTGGTGATCACCTTCGGTATTCCGTTTACCTCTTGGAAAAGGGGTCTGATCTTTGTTGATTTCTTTGTCAACACATTCCCGGGCTGGGCAAAAAACACCATGAACATTCTGACCCGGGTTATCAGCATCGCCATATTTGTCCTCATCGGCTACAACCTGTTCCGTTTTGCGACAGATCTCGTCATATCCGGCGAGGTGAGTCCCACCACGCAGCTTCCGTTCTACCCGGTCGTATTTGCCATGGGCTTTGCCTGCTTTATTGAGGTTCTTGTGCTCTTCACCGACATCGTCAAGGTCATGGGAGGCAAATATGAGTGA
- a CDS encoding TRAP transporter substrate-binding protein — protein sequence MRKHLVLGFFLFAFLTGWVIFLPVSGHAAPEVIKLNYANFFPAPEPHSGNIEAWGKEIEKQTNGRVKFTFFHSGGLAPADQIYDAVVKGIADIGMSCFTYTRGKFPLTSVIDLPLGLQDGVTATRMANAYVKKFMPKELDEVKMLYVHAHGPGLVHMTKKEVHTLEDLKGMKIRSTGLASKIVLALGAAPVGTTMPETYDALRTGVAEGAMAPIQALKGFRWGEVIKYTILNYGSSYSTGFFVAMNKSKWNSLPPDIQKIFETVSAEYLEKTGALWDSTDKIGVQFITEKGVKMIALSKEEDARWAEAVKPLLSGYVTEMKAKNLPGEESLKFCQDYIKTHQKK from the coding sequence ATGAGGAAACATTTGGTACTTGGTTTTTTTCTGTTCGCTTTTCTGACCGGTTGGGTGATCTTTTTGCCCGTTTCCGGCCACGCGGCTCCAGAGGTAATCAAACTTAACTATGCGAATTTTTTCCCGGCGCCTGAACCGCACAGCGGCAATATCGAGGCTTGGGGCAAGGAAATTGAGAAACAGACGAATGGCAGGGTAAAATTTACCTTCTTCCACTCGGGCGGCTTGGCTCCGGCAGACCAGATCTATGATGCAGTGGTGAAAGGGATCGCCGACATCGGTATGAGCTGTTTTACCTATACGCGCGGCAAGTTCCCCCTCACCTCAGTCATTGACCTCCCCCTGGGTCTCCAGGACGGCGTCACGGCCACGCGGATGGCTAATGCCTATGTAAAGAAGTTTATGCCCAAGGAACTGGACGAAGTAAAGATGCTCTATGTGCATGCCCATGGTCCCGGGCTGGTGCATATGACCAAAAAGGAAGTACATACCCTCGAAGACCTCAAGGGCATGAAGATCCGGTCCACGGGGCTGGCCTCCAAGATCGTTCTGGCCCTGGGTGCGGCGCCTGTCGGCACCACCATGCCCGAGACCTATGATGCGCTCCGAACCGGCGTTGCCGAAGGCGCGATGGCTCCTATCCAGGCGCTCAAGGGTTTCCGTTGGGGAGAAGTCATCAAATATACCATCCTGAACTATGGTTCCAGCTACTCGACCGGGTTTTTCGTTGCGATGAACAAAAGCAAGTGGAACTCTCTGCCTCCTGATATCCAGAAGATATTCGAGACGGTGAGCGCGGAATATCTCGAGAAGACCGGCGCCCTCTGGGATTCGACCGATAAAATCGGGGTACAGTTCATCACTGAAAAAGGGGTCAAGATGATTGCGCTCTCAAAAGAGGAAGACGCCAGATGGGCCGAGGCCGTGAAACCCCTTCTGAGTGGGTATGTGACTGAAATGAAAGCCAAAAACTTGCCCGGTGAGGAGTCGCTCAAATTCTGTCAGGATTACATTAAGACTCATCAGAAAAAATAA
- a CDS encoding VCBS repeat-containing protein yields MVNKCLEGGKILATGVRAVGSGKCRQLFLAALCLLAAALFSPVLVSPALAQDKIGIAPFTVFGPPELQYMKDALPQMLYSRLPYAAKEIVGKDAFREALKGLENKDELAQARKIMETTDYQYLVTGAYTKMGEAFSVDVKILKKGAADFKAIYVSMDKESKLFSAVEELSKQVAAIISGAEAKPQAAGVDAPVGKDLPAPVATKVGGAKAFQMLKAVGIHFPPTAGICLADIDGDGKKELVTGGNNTLYVYRIDDVRLTLLSTFLLKSYDILSLNCGDFDKNGQDEIYATALRADDAVTVVLAGTAGGQLQRQTEADWYVRAINHPVEGELLLGQKMGMDKAFDGDIYRLGYSKMAGLTAKSPFEFKAFLNLYQIQPIKYRGNNNRLAFFDEGDYLKIMDEKGKVVERLVERYGGSVRAIQKGLDSLMEKISFPLYQRIIRVEDGDTDAILVLKNEGSRLFSRYRNFERGQVAYLKFDETNYREAALSEMMDGYLSDVAVDKKNGKIYVTAVTENKEGKIFIYSNGQNAPGGGK; encoded by the coding sequence ATGGTCAATAAGTGTTTAGAGGGGGGAAAAATATTGGCGACGGGTGTCCGGGCAGTCGGCAGCGGTAAATGCCGACAACTTTTTCTGGCCGCCCTTTGCCTGCTTGCCGCCGCTCTTTTTTCCCCCGTCCTGGTTTCTCCTGCCCTCGCGCAGGATAAAATCGGCATCGCGCCTTTTACAGTGTTTGGCCCCCCGGAACTCCAGTACATGAAAGATGCGTTGCCGCAAATGCTCTACAGCCGCCTCCCATACGCTGCCAAAGAGATTGTGGGGAAGGATGCCTTCCGGGAGGCGTTAAAAGGCCTGGAAAACAAGGATGAGCTCGCCCAGGCGAGAAAAATCATGGAAACGACTGATTATCAATACCTCGTCACGGGCGCTTACACCAAGATGGGCGAGGCCTTTTCCGTAGATGTCAAGATTTTGAAAAAAGGCGCCGCCGATTTTAAGGCAATCTACGTGTCCATGGATAAGGAAAGCAAGCTTTTCTCGGCCGTGGAAGAGCTTTCCAAACAGGTAGCGGCGATCATTAGTGGGGCGGAAGCCAAACCGCAAGCGGCGGGTGTTGATGCCCCGGTCGGCAAGGATCTACCGGCCCCTGTAGCCACGAAAGTCGGCGGCGCCAAGGCCTTCCAGATGCTGAAGGCCGTTGGGATCCATTTTCCGCCGACAGCGGGTATTTGCCTCGCCGATATTGACGGCGACGGGAAAAAAGAACTCGTGACAGGAGGCAATAACACCCTGTATGTTTACCGGATTGACGACGTCCGGCTGACGCTGCTCAGCACTTTCCTCCTGAAAAGCTACGATATATTATCCCTCAACTGCGGCGATTTTGATAAAAACGGCCAGGATGAAATATATGCGACGGCCCTGCGTGCCGATGATGCCGTGACGGTTGTTCTCGCGGGGACGGCCGGCGGCCAGCTCCAGCGGCAGACTGAAGCCGACTGGTATGTCCGGGCCATAAACCATCCCGTCGAAGGCGAACTGCTGCTGGGGCAGAAAATGGGCATGGACAAGGCTTTTGACGGCGATATTTATCGCCTGGGATACAGCAAGATGGCGGGCCTGACCGCCAAGTCCCCGTTTGAATTTAAGGCCTTCCTCAACCTGTATCAGATCCAGCCCATCAAGTATCGCGGCAATAATAATAGGCTCGCCTTTTTTGACGAAGGCGATTACCTGAAAATTATGGACGAAAAAGGCAAGGTGGTGGAGCGTCTGGTGGAGCGCTATGGCGGTTCGGTGCGGGCCATTCAAAAGGGCCTCGACAGCTTGATGGAAAAAATATCTTTCCCCCTTTACCAGCGCATCATCAGGGTTGAAGACGGGGATACGGATGCCATCCTGGTGCTGAAAAACGAAGGGAGCCGACTGTTTTCCCGTTACAGAAACTTTGAACGGGGGCAAGTGGCTTATCTGAAATTTGACGAAACAAATTACCGGGAAGCTGCCCTGTCAGAGATGATGGATGGGTACTTGTCGGATGTAGCCGTGGATAAGAAGAACGGGAAAATTTATGTAACCGCGGTGACGGAAAATAAGGAAGGCAAAATTTTTATCTATAGTAACGGGCAGAACGCGCCCGGCGGCGGGAAATAA